One Brassica napus cultivar Da-Ae chromosome C4, Da-Ae, whole genome shotgun sequence genomic region harbors:
- the LOC106402737 gene encoding haloacid dehalogenase-like hydrolase domain-containing protein Sgpp isoform X2 has product MNGFSDLTPSDSKPSLAHLAPLEAILFDVDGTLCDSDPIHLIAFQELLQQIGFNNGVPIEEKFFIANIAGKHNSEIALVLFPDDVAKGLKFCEDKEALFRKLVAEKVKPLDGLLKLTKWIEDRGLKRAAVTNAPKENAELIISKLGLTDFFQAVILGSECEFPKPHPGPYLKALEVLNVSKEHTLVFEDSVSGIKAGVEAGMPVVGLTTGNPASVLVQAKPAFLIENYADTKLWGVLDELDNKGSSQKS; this is encoded by the exons ATGAATGGCTTCTCTGATCTCACTCCTTCCGACAG CAAACCATCGCTTGCACATCTTGCTCCTTTAGAAGCCATTCTGTTTGACGTTGATGGAACACTCTGTGACTCTGATCCCATCCACCTTATCGCCTTCCAAGAACTGCTCCAACAG ATTGGTTTTAACAATGGTGTCCCAATCGAGGAGAAGTTCTTTATTGCCAACATTGCTGGAAAACACAACTCTGAGATTGCTCTCGTTCTCTTCCCTGATGATGTTGCTAAAGGGTTAAAGTTTTGTGAGGACAAGGAAGCTCTCTTCCGCAA acTAGTAGCAGAAAAGGTAAAGCCACTTGACGGACTTCTAAAACTTACCAAATGGATCGAAGACCGTGGACTGAAACGAGCTGCTGTCACAAACGCTCCAAAAGAAAACGCAGAGCTCATCATATCGAAACTTGGTCTAACTGATTTCTTCCAGGCAGTGATTCTCGGCTCTGAGTGTGAGTTTCCCAAACCACACCCGGGGCCTTACTTGAAGGCCCTCGAAGTGCTTAACGTGTCCAAGGAGCATACGCTAGTGTTCGAGGACTCGGTCTCTGGGATCAAAGCTGGAGTTGAGGCTGGTATGCCTGTGGTTGGACTTACTACAGGTAATCCAGCAAGCGTGCTGGTGCAAGCTAAACCTGCTTTTCTTATAGAGAACTATGCGGATACGAAACTGTGGGGTGTGTTGGATGAGCTTGATAACAAGGGGAGTTCTCAAAAGTCTTGA
- the LOC106402737 gene encoding haloacid dehalogenase-like hydrolase domain-containing protein Sgpp isoform X1, with amino-acid sequence MNGFSDLTPSDSSKPSLAHLAPLEAILFDVDGTLCDSDPIHLIAFQELLQQIGFNNGVPIEEKFFIANIAGKHNSEIALVLFPDDVAKGLKFCEDKEALFRKLVAEKVKPLDGLLKLTKWIEDRGLKRAAVTNAPKENAELIISKLGLTDFFQAVILGSECEFPKPHPGPYLKALEVLNVSKEHTLVFEDSVSGIKAGVEAGMPVVGLTTGNPASVLVQAKPAFLIENYADTKLWGVLDELDNKGSSQKS; translated from the exons ATGAATGGCTTCTCTGATCTCACTCCTTCCGACAG CAGCAAACCATCGCTTGCACATCTTGCTCCTTTAGAAGCCATTCTGTTTGACGTTGATGGAACACTCTGTGACTCTGATCCCATCCACCTTATCGCCTTCCAAGAACTGCTCCAACAG ATTGGTTTTAACAATGGTGTCCCAATCGAGGAGAAGTTCTTTATTGCCAACATTGCTGGAAAACACAACTCTGAGATTGCTCTCGTTCTCTTCCCTGATGATGTTGCTAAAGGGTTAAAGTTTTGTGAGGACAAGGAAGCTCTCTTCCGCAA acTAGTAGCAGAAAAGGTAAAGCCACTTGACGGACTTCTAAAACTTACCAAATGGATCGAAGACCGTGGACTGAAACGAGCTGCTGTCACAAACGCTCCAAAAGAAAACGCAGAGCTCATCATATCGAAACTTGGTCTAACTGATTTCTTCCAGGCAGTGATTCTCGGCTCTGAGTGTGAGTTTCCCAAACCACACCCGGGGCCTTACTTGAAGGCCCTCGAAGTGCTTAACGTGTCCAAGGAGCATACGCTAGTGTTCGAGGACTCGGTCTCTGGGATCAAAGCTGGAGTTGAGGCTGGTATGCCTGTGGTTGGACTTACTACAGGTAATCCAGCAAGCGTGCTGGTGCAAGCTAAACCTGCTTTTCTTATAGAGAACTATGCGGATACGAAACTGTGGGGTGTGTTGGATGAGCTTGATAACAAGGGGAGTTCTCAAAAGTCTTGA
- the LOC125585668 gene encoding annexin D4-like, translating to MAHTLDLESIVEAFSGKNVGMGVDEKALISTLGNSHKDHRKLFRKASKSFFVEDEERAFEKCHDQFVKHLKLEFSRFNNAVVMWSMHPWERDARVVKKALKKGDECYSLIVEVACTRSSEDLLGARKAYHSLFDQSMEEDIASNIHGSRRKLLVGLVSAYRYEGNKVKDDSAKSDAKILAEAVASPGEKAIENDEVVRILSTRSKLHLQQLYKHFNQIKGSDLLVGVSDSSLLNDALLCLLKPSVYFSKILNASLNKDADKGTKKWLTRVFVTRADHSDEMKDIAEEYNQRYGETLAQNIQEKIRGNYRDFLLTLLSKSN from the exons GAAAAAATGTAGGAATGGGAGTTGATGAGAAGGCATTGATAAGTACACTGGGGAATTCACACAAGGATCATCGAAAGTTGTTTAGGAAAGCAAGCAAAAGTTTCTTTGTGGAAGATGAAGAAAGAGCTTTTGAGAAGTGCCATGATCAATTTGTCAAACATCTCAAGCTTGAGTTCTCTCGCTTCAAT AATGCGGTGGTCATGTGGTCGATGCATCCATGGGAGAGAGACGCGAGGGTGGTGAAGAAAGCACTAAAGAAAGGAGATGAATGTTACAGCCTCATCGTGGAGGTGGCATGCACTCGCTCCTCTGAGGATCTCCTAGGCGCACGCAAAGCTTATCACTCACTCTTCGACCAGTCAATGGAAGAAGACATTGCCTCTAACATCCACGGCTCTCGCCGCAAG CTGCTTGTAGGCCTCGTGAGTGCTTACAGATACGAAGGGAACAAGGTGAAGGATGATTCAGCCAAATCTGACGCTAAGATTCTGGCCGAGGCGGTGGCTTCTCCTGGAGAGAAAgctatagagaatgatgagGTTGTTAGGATTCTGAGCACAAGAAGCAAACTTCATCTCCAACAACTCTACAAACACTTTAACCAAATCAAAGGCTCTGATCTTCTTGTG GGTGTATCTGACTCTTCACTCCTCAATGATGCATTGCTTTGTTTGCTCAAACCCTCTGTGTACTTCAGCAAG ATTTTGAATGCGTCTTTGAACAAAGATGCGGACAAGGGTACCAAGAAATGGTTGACAAGAGTGTTCGTTACGAGAGCGGATCATAGTGATGAGATGAAGGATATCGCAGAAGAGTACAATCAGCGCTACGGTGAGACCTTAGCCCAAAATATTCAAGAGAAGATTAGAGGAAACTACAGAGATTTCTTGCTGACACTGCTATCCAAATCGAACTGA